GTTTTCGACGAACGCTTTGACCGCCACATAGGATTCCGTGATGGAGTTGGGGTTCACGCCTTTTTCCCGCCGATAACCCGGAACGGCCTGGCCATGCGCGACGCCCTCCGCATACTGCGCGCGCACCGTATACTGCGCGACATCGTGCCCGACGATGGGCCGAAGGCAGCGCAACACTTCCATTTTGGCGTTGCGCACCACGTTGGGATCCAGCGAGTAGGGCGGTTCCATGGCGACAAGACAGAGCAGTTGCAGCAGATGGTTCTGAATCATGTCCCGTAAAGCGCCCGCCTCTTCATAGTAGGTGGCCCTGGTGCCCACGCCTTCCGATTCGCTGACGGTGATCTGCACATGGTCGATATATTTGTGGTTCCAGATCGGTTCGAAAATGCTGTTGGCGAAACGGACGACCATCAGATTTTGCACCGTCTCTTTGCCGAGATAGTGGTCGATCCGGAAGATCTGTGATTCCTCGAACACCTTGCCAGTGACTTCGTTGATCGCGCGGGCGGAGGCGAGATCGCGTCCCACCGGTTTTTCGACGATGATGCGCGAGTAGGGTGACCCGGCGGCCGGCGCGGTTGCGAGGCCCGACTGCGCCAAGCCCTCGCAGACGGAGGAAAAAGAGCTGGGCGGGATGCTGAGATAGAAAATACGGTTCCCGGGAAGCCGCATGTCCCGTTCAACCTGTTCGGCCTTGGCTCGAAGCGCCTGGTACGTCTGCGGATCTTCGTTTTCTCCCTGTATATAAAACAGGTGTGACTGAAACGCGTCCCAAGTGGCCGGCACCAGAGCCTGTCGCGAATGTGTGACCACTCCTTCCCGCACGAGCGCGCGGAACTCATCATCGGTCATCGGTTTGCGGCCCAGACCAATCACGGCATAGTCGGCCGGCAACAGACCATCGAGCAACAGGTTGTAGACCGCCGGAATCAATCGCCGGCGGGCCAGGTCACCGGAGCCGCCGAAAATCACCAGCGTGCAGGGCGCGACGGGAGGCATGGACTCTGCCACCGGTTTGCATTCAAGGGGTGTCGTAGGCGAGGACATGGTCTCGATCTTCCTGGGGTGAAGGTCAGCGGCGGACACTATGCCCGCCGAAGGCATTGCGCAAGGCTGCGAGCATTTTTTCCGCGAACGATTCCTCCTGCCGCGAACGGAAGCGGGTGAAGAGCGCCGCGGTCAGGGTCGGGACGGGCACGTCATTGTCGATGGCATCCTGAATCATCCATCGGCCCTCGCCGGAATCCTGCACATATCCTTTCAACTTCTCGAGCTTGGGATCCTGTTTCAACGCGCCGACCGCCAATTCCAACAGCCAGGAGCGGACCACGCTGCCATGCATCCACACGTCGGCGATTTTGCCGAGGTCCAGGCGATAGTGGCTTTTCGCCATGAGCTCGAATCCTTCGGCATATCCCTGCATCATGCTGTATTCAATACCGTTGTGCACCATTTTGACATAGTGGCCGGCGCCGTGCGAACCCATGTGGGCCCATCCCTGTTCCGGCGCCAAGGTCTGAAAAATCGGAGTGAGCCGCTGAACCGGCGCGTCGTCACCGCCGATCATCAGACAGTAGCCGACCGTCAGCCCCCAGATGCCGCCGCTCGTGCCGACATCGACATAGTGGAGCCCTTTCGCCTTCAACTCGGCGGCGCGCCTGGTATCGTCATGGAAACGGGTGTTGCCGCCGTCGATGATCGTGTCGCCTGGTTGCAGCAACGCGGCGACCGCCTGGATGGTGTCCTCCGTCGGCGCTCCCGAAGGGACCATGATCCAGACGGCGCGGGGCGCGGTGAGTTTGGAAACGAGATCGCTCAGGGAGGCGGCCCCGACTGCTCCAGTGCCCTCAACCTTCGCGACGACCTCCGGCGCACGATCGTACGCCACGATACGGTGGCTACCCTGCCGGAGGCGCGTCACCATGTTCATGCCCATCTTTCCTAACCCAATAAATCCGAGTTCCATAGGTCATCCTCTCTGGTGAGTACCGGTGTGTGATGACTGCTGATGAATCGGCCGCGCGCGGCCTGCGACCACGCCGGTCAGGCGAATGGCCGATGGTATCACGGTCGGGCACGAACACAAACACAGGGCCGCCTTCGAGCAGGGTGATGAGGCCCTGTCAGTCCACGCGGGGAGGAAGGGGAATCTCGCGAAACACTGCCTCGGCCATCCGGCGACCGACCGTCAGGCGGTCATGCAGTGTCGCAGCACTCAAGAATTGGCTGGCCAGCTCCCCCAGCGCCGGATCGCGGGAGGCCAGAAATCGCAGGGTATCGACCGGCGCCGTGAACCAGAGGCCGCGAATGCGAAAAAATGCGGAGACGCATTCGTCAAAAAACAGTTGCAGGAGATACTGGGCTGTGTTGGGTCGATCTCGCAAATCTTCGACCTTACCCAGCCAATGTACACATTCGGCCTTCAGGCGGATACGCTCATGGATCCCGGCCGCCGGCGGCCCCTGGCGAAACCGTTGTGCGGCTTTGGCGAGCAGTTGCGTGGCGATCTCCTCGTGGTCGTAGAGAATCCGTCCTTTTCGCAGAATGGGCGCCAGGCGGGGAGAGTAGGCCAGATCCTCGGCGACCGTCTTGTGTTCTCCGTATCGAATATCGACCAACCGGTCCCCGACCCGAATCATTTCCTGTCCGTCGGCCGCTCCCTTGACCAGCACAATCAGATCGATGTCGCTGTGCGCCGTGACGGCGCGGCGAGCCCCGGATCCGACCAGAATAATGCCCACCAGGTCTCCACCGCGTTTGCCGCGGATGTATTTCACGGCTCCTGCGAGGGCGTCTTCATAGCCCGGGGGCGGCGGGGCGGGAGGCATCTCCGGTGGTTCGGGAATGTCGAGTAATTCGGCTTTCAATTCCTCCGATGAAGGAAGCGCGGACATCGGCTGCAGTGACGAATCGGCAAGATGTGAGTCCATATATACCCTTCGACGTGGTCAGGGAGCCTGAACCAGCCGTATCTGTTGTTCCAAGGCGCCGAGCCAGGTGTCGAACGGCTGGTCGGCATCCACGATAATCTCAAGTTTTCCATTAGGCAGTTTGCGGACGATTCCCGGGCTCGCCGGTGAGAGAGGAATTTCCACCCACTCGCGATTGATGCCCAAGGTGTCGGTCAGGTCGAGGATTTGGCTGATCTGTTGAAACGAGACGGCGGTCAGTGACACTCATTCCCCTTTGCTTCGCATCCGCGTGGATGCATTGTATGAATGGGGGGGCGGACTGTCAATGTGAAGTCGACTGATCAGGCGAGGAGGCGGGCGATGGCGTCGGCGGCCTGTTCGATGGCCTTGGCCGACACGTCCAGATGGGTGACGGCCCGGCAGGTGCGCGCGCTCACCGCGTTCAGCAATACGCCTTCCTGCTTGAGGGCCATGACAAAGGCCGGCGCCGATAGCCGCGAATGATGGAGATCGAAAAACAGGATGTTCGTGTGCACCGCCGCCGGATTGATGGAGACTGCAGGAATCTGCTCCAGTCTGGCCGCGAGCCGCTTGGCGTTCGCATGGTCGTCCGCGAGCCGTGACACGTGGTGCTCCAACGCGTAGAGTCCCGCCGCCGCCAAGATCCCGGATTGCCGCATGGCGCCTCCATACATTCGCCGAAAGCGCCTGAGGCGGTCGAGCAGGGCCAGATCGTCCGTGGCAATGAGTGACCCCGCCGGCGCACCCAGCCCTTTGGAGAGGCAGAAGGTCACCGTGTCGCAATGCCGCGCATATTCGGCAGCGGACACTCCAGACGCCACGACCGCATTAAATAGGCGCGCACCATCGAGGTGAATGGGTACCTCGTGGGCGTCGGCCACCCGACGAATGGCTTGGATGGTCGCCAGCGGATAGACGGTGCCACCTCCCGCGTTGTGCGTGTTCTCCAGGCAAATCAGCGCGGTCTGAATGCTATAGGGATCAGTGGGCCGGATAGCCGCCTCGACCTGCTCCGCGGTCAGGAGGCCCTGCGTGCCGCTGACCCAATGCAGTTGGACTCCCGCCAACGCAGCGGCCGCGCCTTGTTCATAGCGGATGATGTGGCACTGACTTTCGACGATCACTTCACGCCCTGGCTCGGCCTGCGCCCGCAGGCACAATTGATTGCCGAGCGTGCCGGATGGCACAAACAGGGCGGCGCGTTTCCCGACGAGGTCAGCACCGACCTCCTGCAGCCGGTTGACTGTGGGGTCTTCCCCGTAAATGTCGTCGCCCACCTCCGCACGGGCCATGGCCTCGCGCATGGCGGGAGTGGGTTTGGTGACCGTATCACTGCGTAGATCGATCATGAACGCGGTGGTGCTTCCCTGGGGGCAGAACTGGCCTGATTGAACTGATCGGCCGGCATTGTAGCAAATTTTCTTCGTGCATGGGATGACAGGCCTGCTACACTGCGCCCACCCGACATCCTATGGAGAGATTGCGCCGCTCAGTGATCCGATTCGTGCAGGCGGAGCCGCAGGAATGGCGGCCGCTCGCCTGGTCGTTCGGCTATTTTTTCTGCCTCCTCTGCGGCTACTACATCCTTCGCCCTGTGCGCGATGAAATGGCGATTCAGGGGGGCGTGCAGAACCTGCCCTGGATGATGACGGGCACCTTCCTCACGCTGCTGGCTGTGACACCCCTCTTCGGGTGGTTGTCCGCCCGCTATTCACGCTACCGGTTGTTGCTCGGAGTCTATCTCTTTTTTATCGTCAACCTGCTGGTGCTGTACCTCCTGATGACGAACCACCAATCGATGGAATGGGTGGCCCGGGGGTTTTTTGTGTGGCTTTCGGTCTTCAATCTCTTCGTCGTGTCGGTGTTCTGGAGTTTCATGGCCGATCTCTTCACGCCGGCCCAGGGCGCCCGACTCTTCGGAATCATCGCGGCGGGAGGCAGCACCGGCGCCCTGTTCGGCCCCCTCATCACCACCGGATTGACCTATCTCTTTCCCGTCCCGGTACTCATGCTGGTCTCGGCCCTGTTTCTGGCGGCTTGCCTCTGGTGTATCTATCACCTGGAGGTCTGGAGTCGCACCCGGTCCGTCCTCCATCGCGAAAATAGTGGAGAACCGCTGGGCGGAGGATTTCTGGCCGGCGTGCGCCTCGTCTGGTCATCGCCCTACCTACTCGGCATCTGCGGCTATCTCACCTGCTTGACGATGACGGCAACCTTTCTGTACTTCGAGCAGGTGCGGCTGGTGGCCGAGCACTTCAGCCAGCCTGAAGCCAGAACGCGGTTTTTCTCCCTACTCGATTTCTCCACCAACCTCCTCACGTGGCTCACACAACTCTTCATCACGAACCGCCTGGTGTCACGGTTTGGATTGACGGCGCCCCTGTTGTTCCTCCCGGTGATCAGCCTGCTGGGATTTTTGGGGATCGCCCTGGCGCCGGGACTGGTGCTCTATGTCGCCTTTTCGGTGCTGCGCCGGGTGGGGGAATATGCGCTCTCGAAACCGGCGCGAGAAGTCTTGTTTACGGTCGTCAGTCGCGAAGAAAAATACAAAGCGAAGAACTTCATCGATACCGCGATCTCGCGCGCCGGAGATGCGTCAACCGGCTGGTTGGTCTCGGGCGTCAAGGCGCTCGGGGTCACAACCGCGCAAATCGC
This DNA window, taken from Nitrospira sp., encodes the following:
- the zwf gene encoding glucose-6-phosphate dehydrogenase, with the translated sequence MSSPTTPLECKPVAESMPPVAPCTLVIFGGSGDLARRRLIPAVYNLLLDGLLPADYAVIGLGRKPMTDDEFRALVREGVVTHSRQALVPATWDAFQSHLFYIQGENEDPQTYQALRAKAEQVERDMRLPGNRIFYLSIPPSSFSSVCEGLAQSGLATAPAAGSPYSRIIVEKPVGRDLASARAINEVTGKVFEESQIFRIDHYLGKETVQNLMVVRFANSIFEPIWNHKYIDHVQITVSESEGVGTRATYYEEAGALRDMIQNHLLQLLCLVAMEPPYSLDPNVVRNAKMEVLRCLRPIVGHDVAQYTVRAQYAEGVAHGQAVPGYRREKGVNPNSITESYVAVKAFVENWRWAGVPFYLRTGKALPKRASEVAVQFKDIPQILFNANPAQPQPANVLTLRIQPDEGLSLRIISRVPGTRAQTHPVEMDFQYSDVFGCPSPEAYERLLLDVMAGDASRFMRRDAVEASWTWVTNILDGWAQQKLRWLPEYPAGTWGPVEAERMIQNDGRSWRIL
- the gnd gene encoding decarboxylating 6-phosphogluconate dehydrogenase, which gives rise to MELGFIGLGKMGMNMVTRLRQGSHRIVAYDRAPEVVAKVEGTGAVGAASLSDLVSKLTAPRAVWIMVPSGAPTEDTIQAVAALLQPGDTIIDGGNTRFHDDTRRAAELKAKGLHYVDVGTSGGIWGLTVGYCLMIGGDDAPVQRLTPIFQTLAPEQGWAHMGSHGAGHYVKMVHNGIEYSMMQGYAEGFELMAKSHYRLDLGKIADVWMHGSVVRSWLLELAVGALKQDPKLEKLKGYVQDSGEGRWMIQDAIDNDVPVPTLTAALFTRFRSRQEESFAEKMLAALRNAFGGHSVRR
- a CDS encoding nucleotidyltransferase domain-containing protein, with translation MDSHLADSSLQPMSALPSSEELKAELLDIPEPPEMPPAPPPPGYEDALAGAVKYIRGKRGGDLVGIILVGSGARRAVTAHSDIDLIVLVKGAADGQEMIRVGDRLVDIRYGEHKTVAEDLAYSPRLAPILRKGRILYDHEEIATQLLAKAAQRFRQGPPAAGIHERIRLKAECVHWLGKVEDLRDRPNTAQYLLQLFFDECVSAFFRIRGLWFTAPVDTLRFLASRDPALGELASQFLSAATLHDRLTVGRRMAEAVFREIPLPPRVD
- the ltaE gene encoding low-specificity L-threonine aldolase, whose translation is MIDLRSDTVTKPTPAMREAMARAEVGDDIYGEDPTVNRLQEVGADLVGKRAALFVPSGTLGNQLCLRAQAEPGREVIVESQCHIIRYEQGAAAALAGVQLHWVSGTQGLLTAEQVEAAIRPTDPYSIQTALICLENTHNAGGGTVYPLATIQAIRRVADAHEVPIHLDGARLFNAVVASGVSAAEYARHCDTVTFCLSKGLGAPAGSLIATDDLALLDRLRRFRRMYGGAMRQSGILAAAGLYALEHHVSRLADDHANAKRLAARLEQIPAVSINPAAVHTNILFFDLHHSRLSAPAFVMALKQEGVLLNAVSARTCRAVTHLDVSAKAIEQAADAIARLLA
- a CDS encoding MFS transporter; the protein is MRRSVIRFVQAEPQEWRPLAWSFGYFFCLLCGYYILRPVRDEMAIQGGVQNLPWMMTGTFLTLLAVTPLFGWLSARYSRYRLLLGVYLFFIVNLLVLYLLMTNHQSMEWVARGFFVWLSVFNLFVVSVFWSFMADLFTPAQGARLFGIIAAGGSTGALFGPLITTGLTYLFPVPVLMLVSALFLAACLWCIYHLEVWSRTRSVLHRENSGEPLGGGFLAGVRLVWSSPYLLGICGYLTCLTMTATFLYFEQVRLVAEHFSQPEARTRFFSLLDFSTNLLTWLTQLFITNRLVSRFGLTAPLLFLPVISLLGFLGIALAPGLVLYVAFSVLRRVGEYALSKPAREVLFTVVSREEKYKAKNFIDTAISRAGDASTGWLVSGVKALGVTTAQIAWVLVPLMILWSWLGRWLAAQERKQAGSR